GTTCGGAGCCGTTGCCGATGGGGGATGGCCCGGATCTTCACCCCGGGCCCTCCCGGTCGGCCACGCCTCGAGCGACCTGCGGCTCCTGAACTGGCGTTTCGCTCCGGAGATGGGGTCGGTGAACCCGATGGTCTCCGCGAGGAGCTGTAGGGGGTGGGAGAAATCACCGACGGTGATGGTCCGCACCCGCGGGTACAGGTCGTCGCCGAGGATCGGTGTGCCCAGTGCGTTCATGTGCACCCGGAGCTGGTGCGTTCGCCCGGTGGTGGGTTCGAGTCGGTACAGGCCGAGCGGCTCCCCGGACCCCCACGCCCCGTCCCCGACATCACGGGTCTCGACACCACGGGACTCCAGCAGTGTGATCCGCGTGTGTGCGTCCGGCTGTCCGTCCACCTCGGTGGCCTGCAGTACCCCTCGCGTCTTGACGATCCGGCTGGACCGCTCGCGCACCCGCGGCGTCCCCTCCGGGGCGGGAGCCACGGCGAGGTAGGTCTTGGCGACCCGCCGGGCGGCGAAGAGGTCCTGGTAGGCGGCGCGGTGGGCGGGGTCGACGGTGAACACCAGGACGCCCGCGGTGAGCCGGTCGAGCCGGTGGGCCGGAGCCAGGTCCTCCAGCCCGAGGTCGCGGCGGAGGCGCACCAGTGCGGTCTGGGTGACGTGACCGGCGCGGGGGGTGGTGGCCAGGAAGTGGGGCTTGTCGACGACGAGGAGGCGATCGTCCCGGTGCAGGACCTCGGTCCCGAAGGGCACCTCCACTTCCGGCTCGGGGGTCCGGTACGTCCACACGTCCATCCCCCGGCGCCGCCGGGTGGCCTCGGTGACGACCGCCCCGTCGGCGGTCACGACCTGCCCGGAGGCGAGGGCCGCCTCGAGCTCCGCGAGCCGGTCGGGAAACCGCCGGCGCAGTTCCTCGGGGATGCTGCGGGGCCCCTGACCGGGGTCGGCCAGCCGGATCCGCACCGGGTCCACGCCGTCGCGCAACGGCAGTGGCCGGCGCGGGCGTCCGGGCTTCGGCATGTGCAGAGTCTAGTCGCTGGGCTACACTCGCCCTTCGCACCACCTGCCTCATCCGCCACTTCTATGCCAGCGGCCCCCTTTACCCCAGGAGCACCCATGATCGACGCCGTAGTCGACTTCTTCCTCTTCGGCCCCGGCCGCGCCCTCCTCCCGGCGTTCCAGGGCAGCTTCAACATGGCCTACCCGCCTAACGCCCCCTTCCCGGACGAGTTCTGACCGGACGAGTTCTGAGACACATGGCCGAGTTCTGAGAACGCATCCCCGAATCGGGAGCGGCGGTATCCTCAGAGGTATGGCTTCTCTCGAGAATTCCGTGGTCGTCGGTATCGACGGCTCAGCCGCGTCGACCGGCGCCGTCGCGTACGCCGCCAACACCGCCGCGACACGGCGGGTCCCGCTCGTCCTGGTGACCAGCTACACGATGCCGGCGGCCATGTTCGCCGAGGGCATGGTGCCGCCCCAACCCGTCTACGACGAGTTGGAGAAGGAGTGCGTGCCAATCGTCGAGCAGGCCAGGGCTACCGCGCTCAAGGTCGCGCCGGACATCGAGGTCTCGCACGCCATCGTCGAGGGCAACCCCTCCCAGGTCCTGATCGACTACTCCCGCAAGGCCAAGATGATCGTCCTGGGGTCCCGTGGCCTCGGTGGGATCAAGGGCATGGTGCTCGGGTCGGTCTCGGCTTCGGTGGCCAGCCACGCGTTCTGCCCGGTCGTGGTGACCCGTGAGGACACCGACGACCTCGACCGCTCGGGCCCGGTCGTGGTGGGCGTCGACGGTTCCGAGGTCAGCGCCAAGGCCACCGCCTGGGCCTTTGCCGAGGCCTCGGCGCGCGACACCCCCCTCATCGCGGTGCACACCTGGATGGACCCCCAGGTCCAGGCCGCGGCCGCCGGGATCGCGTTGACGGACGAGGACTGGAAGCAGCTCGAGGAACAGCAGCTCGAGACCCTGTCCGAGCGTCTCGCCGGTTTCTCCGACCGCTACCCCGACGTGCAGATCGAGCGGTTCGTCACCCGCGATCGCGCGGTCCGAGCCCTCGTGGAGCAGGCCGCGAACGCCCAGCTCGTCGTCGTCGGCTCCCACGGGCGGGGCGGATTCACCGGCATGGTCCTCGGCTCGACCAGCCGGGCGCTCCTGCAGGCGTCACCCTGCCCGGTGATGGTCGTGCGTCCGGAATCGCACTCATGAGCGAGGAGAACGTGCAGGTGAGGCGCAACCTCGCCGCCGGTCGGTTCGAGATCCTGGTGGACGACGTGGTGGCGGGATTCGCCGACTACGGCGACGCGGACGGCGTCAGGACCTTCCCGCACACCGTCGTGGACCCGGAATTCGGCGGCCGCGGCCTGGCCGGGCGGATGATCGACGAGGCCCTCAGGGCGACCCGCGAGGACGGCCTGAAGGTGCGGCCCAGCTGCACATTCGTCGAGCGCTACATCCAGAAGAACCCCGAATCGGCGGATCTCGCCTGAGTTAACCTGTTCACATGACGCCTGAGGCGCAGGTAAGTAACGAATAAGCGACGATTAACGCCACACGAGGCGCCACCGGAAGCGTTTGTGGCCGTCTCGTGTTCTCCTGTGGGAGCGGCTCGCACACGGGCCGAGTATCTCTCGGGAAAGGATTACACCATGTGGACCATCATCGCCTGGATCATCATCGGCGGGCTCGCCGGCTGGATCGCCTCCAAGATCATGAAGCGTGACGCCCAGATGGGCATCCTCGCCAACATCGTCGCCGGTATCGTCGGCGCCTTCCTCGTCGGCTGGATCGTCTCGTTCTTCACGGGCGGCGACGCGATGCCGGAGGCCTTCTCCATTCCCGGCGTCATCGCCGCTATCGTCGGCGCCTGCCTCGTGATCTGGCTCGTCAGCCTCGTCACCGGCCGCAGCAAGCGTGGCACCCGGGTCTGACCAGACCAGCACCACGCATGCCGGACGGCCCGGCCCCGATCGATCGGGGCCGGGCCGTCCTTGTGTGTATGTCACAGCCGATAGTCTGTCCACTGTGACGAGCGAACGGTCGACCAAGCCCGGTCCGCGGGAGCGGC
This Dietzia psychralcaliphila DNA region includes the following protein-coding sequences:
- a CDS encoding universal stress protein, whose amino-acid sequence is MASLENSVVVGIDGSAASTGAVAYAANTAATRRVPLVLVTSYTMPAAMFAEGMVPPQPVYDELEKECVPIVEQARATALKVAPDIEVSHAIVEGNPSQVLIDYSRKAKMIVLGSRGLGGIKGMVLGSVSASVASHAFCPVVVTREDTDDLDRSGPVVVGVDGSEVSAKATAWAFAEASARDTPLIAVHTWMDPQVQAAAAGIALTDEDWKQLEEQQLETLSERLAGFSDRYPDVQIERFVTRDRAVRALVEQAANAQLVVVGSHGRGGFTGMVLGSTSRALLQASPCPVMVVRPESHS
- a CDS encoding GlsB/YeaQ/YmgE family stress response membrane protein; protein product: MWTIIAWIIIGGLAGWIASKIMKRDAQMGILANIVAGIVGAFLVGWIVSFFTGGDAMPEAFSIPGVIAAIVGACLVIWLVSLVTGRSKRGTRV
- a CDS encoding pseudouridine synthase, whose protein sequence is MPKPGRPRRPLPLRDGVDPVRIRLADPGQGPRSIPEELRRRFPDRLAELEAALASGQVVTADGAVVTEATRRRRGMDVWTYRTPEPEVEVPFGTEVLHRDDRLLVVDKPHFLATTPRAGHVTQTALVRLRRDLGLEDLAPAHRLDRLTAGVLVFTVDPAHRAAYQDLFAARRVAKTYLAVAPAPEGTPRVRERSSRIVKTRGVLQATEVDGQPDAHTRITLLESRGVETRDVGDGAWGSGEPLGLYRLEPTTGRTHQLRVHMNALGTPILGDDLYPRVRTITVGDFSHPLQLLAETIGFTDPISGAKRQFRSRRSLEAWPTGRARGEDPGHPPSATAPNSCML
- a CDS encoding GNAT family N-acetyltransferase, with the protein product MSEENVQVRRNLAAGRFEILVDDVVAGFADYGDADGVRTFPHTVVDPEFGGRGLAGRMIDEALRATREDGLKVRPSCTFVERYIQKNPESADLA